From the Thermodesulfobacteriota bacterium genome, the window CATCGAGAAGGCGGGCGCCGACATGCTCCACGTGGATGTCATGGACGGACGGTTCGTCCCCAACATCACGATCGGCTCATTCGTGGTCGCGGCGATGAGGAAGCTCGCCAAGGTCCCGCTGGATGTCCACCTGATGATCGTGGAGCCCGAACGGTACATCGAATCCTTCGTGGAGGCGGGCGCCGACATCGTCACGATCCACGCGGAGGCGACCCCGCATCTCCAGAGGGCGCTCGCCCGGATCCGGGAGCTGGGGAAGAAAGCGGGGGTGGCGCTCAATCCGTCCACGCCGCTGTCCGCGATCGAGTGGGTCCTGCAGGATGTGGACATGGTTCTTCTCATGAGCGTGAACCCCGGCTTCGGGGGGCAGGCCTTCCTGCCCGCATCGCTGGGGAAGATCGGGCAGCTCCGGTCTCAGCTCCTTCGCGCGAAGCCGGACGTGGACATCCAGGTGGACGGGGGGATCAAGGCGGACAATATCGGCGAAGTGGCGGCCGCGGGCGCGAACGTGATCGTCTCGGGCTCGGGGATCTTCGGCACGCCGGACTACGGCGAGACGATCGGGCGCATGCGCCGGAACATCCGTGCGGCGGTCGGCCTGAAGGCGTGAAGGCCGATCCCCGGGAAGGAGGCGACGTGGACCGGCTGGAGGTGGGTTTGTGGCATCTCGCGCAGCGGGGAAAGCGCTGCGTGGACGCTCTGCGGAAGAACGGGTTCGACGCGCTGTTCCTCCCCGACCGGGAGGCCGTCCGGTCCCGCGTGCTGCAGGAGTGCGGGACGGCGCTCACCATCGGCTTCGGCGGCTCGATGACCGTCGCGGAGCTGGGGATCCACGAGGCCCTCGAGGGGAAGGGAAAGCGGCTGCTGGACCACGGCCGCGTCCCCGCCGGGGAGAAGGCCGCCACCCGCATGGCGCAGCTCACCTGCGACCTCTTCCTGACGGGGACCAACGCGGTCACGCTGGACGGCTGCCTCGTCAACATGGACATGAACGGGAACCGGACGAACGCGATGACCTTCGGGCCGAAGAAGATCGTCGTGGTCGCGGGGGCGAACAAGGTCGTGGCCGACGTGCCGGAGGGGATGCGGCGGATCAAGTCGACGGCGGCCCCCCGGAACGCAAGGCGCCTGCAGCTTTCCACGCCCTGCGCTTCCACCGGCTTTTGCAGCGACTGCGACTCCCCCCAGCGCATCTGCCGCGTCTATTCCATCATCGAACGGAAGCCGCCGCTTTCGGACATCACCGTGCTCCTGTGCGGCGAGCCGATGGGGTTTTAATGGGGGTGGAGGAGGGCAATCTCCCTATTGACGACCCGGCGGGGCCGTTGGTAGGATAATCGTCTTTCGCGTCGGGATGTGGCTCAGCCTG encodes:
- the rpe gene encoding ribulose-phosphate 3-epimerase → MEYYIAPSLLSADFGRLAEEIRDIEKAGADMLHVDVMDGRFVPNITIGSFVVAAMRKLAKVPLDVHLMIVEPERYIESFVEAGADIVTIHAEATPHLQRALARIRELGKKAGVALNPSTPLSAIEWVLQDVDMVLLMSVNPGFGGQAFLPASLGKIGQLRSQLLRAKPDVDIQVDGGIKADNIGEVAAAGANVIVSGSGIFGTPDYGETIGRMRRNIRAAVGLKA
- a CDS encoding lactate utilization protein, producing the protein MDRLEVGLWHLAQRGKRCVDALRKNGFDALFLPDREAVRSRVLQECGTALTIGFGGSMTVAELGIHEALEGKGKRLLDHGRVPAGEKAATRMAQLTCDLFLTGTNAVTLDGCLVNMDMNGNRTNAMTFGPKKIVVVAGANKVVADVPEGMRRIKSTAAPRNARRLQLSTPCASTGFCSDCDSPQRICRVYSIIERKPPLSDITVLLCGEPMGF